From the genome of Candidatus Latescibacterota bacterium, one region includes:
- a CDS encoding MotA/TolQ/ExbB proton channel family protein: protein IERSFCLRKKKVIVAEIVSAIGKIESVEDMKVAERICEANPGPFASIVLVALRNRGMDLDELKEAILDQGRQEIRTLERGLVALETIAVAAPLLGLMGTVLGMIKVFNVISEQGIGQASILSGGISEALITTVTGLAVGIPALVAYNLLTNRAESLVLDIEKYSSGLLRSIRAMKTGEVAGVEQGGTG from the coding sequence TGATTGAGCGAAGCTTCTGCCTGAGGAAGAAGAAGGTGATTGTCGCGGAGATCGTCTCAGCGATCGGGAAGATAGAAAGTGTAGAGGACATGAAGGTGGCAGAAAGGATATGTGAGGCCAACCCCGGGCCGTTCGCCAGTATAGTCCTCGTCGCCTTGAGGAACAGGGGTATGGACCTGGATGAACTGAAGGAGGCGATACTCGACCAGGGGAGGCAGGAGATCAGGACTCTCGAGCGGGGTCTTGTGGCGCTGGAAACGATAGCGGTCGCGGCGCCGCTGCTGGGGTTGATGGGCACGGTTCTGGGAATGATAAAAGTTTTTAATGTGATTTCTGAGCAGGGGATCGGGCAGGCCAGCATCCTTTCGGGTGGCATATCCGAGGCGCTTATTACTACTGTGACGGGGCTGGCGGTCGGGATTCCAGCGCTTGTCGCCTATAATCTTCTGACGAACAGGGCCGAGAGCCTGGTCCTCGATATCGAAAAGTACTCGTCGGGCCTCCTTCGTAGTATAAGGGCGATGAAAACAGGCGAAGTTGCCGGAGTGGAGCAGGGGGGGACGGGCTGA
- a CDS encoding biopolymer transporter ExbD codes for MQFNEKPKKRVVISITSLIDVMFLLLIFFMVTSTFLEQAGMKLDLPSAQSAEMTVTRRLVLFIGADNEMVFGGRAVPIDSLEILMAEAAATSEDGTLVLKADKTVQHGTVIRVMDIAKRAGMKRLVVGTKEEGR; via the coding sequence ATGCAGTTCAATGAGAAACCGAAAAAACGGGTGGTCATCAGCATAACATCGTTGATCGATGTGATGTTTCTTCTGTTGATCTTCTTCATGGTGACTTCGACCTTTCTCGAGCAGGCGGGGATGAAGCTCGACCTTCCCTCGGCTCAGAGTGCCGAGATGACTGTTACGCGTCGGCTCGTTCTCTTTATCGGGGCCGATAACGAGATGGTATTTGGCGGTCGCGCGGTGCCGATTGACAGCCTCGAGATACTTATGGCCGAAGCGGCTGCCACATCGGAAGACGGCACACTCGTTCTGAAGGCCGATAAGACCGTCCAGCACGGCACCGTCATCAGGGTGATGGATATCGCAAAACGGGCCGG